One Candidatus Desulfatibia profunda genomic region harbors:
- a CDS encoding flagellar basal body-associated FliL family protein codes for MMTSVSTERNDEKFSGNELDEPIPVNESVEPNAEGSKGSPKEIEPKDPEKKYKGKRKLFVYAAIGLCFLAGAVYYYRNNKKDEPSRIDRLSAQPGSLLIFDSFVIPFNGHSEFTYISLSVSFKVPNNEVEKEMKGKRDRLRGVLYEMLKEEINRTAEVPALEKLKEYIIKRVNQLLSTGKVTEAYIMDFLAV; via the coding sequence ATGATGACTTCGGTAAGTACGGAACGAAATGACGAAAAATTCTCCGGAAATGAATTGGATGAACCGATTCCCGTCAATGAGTCGGTTGAGCCGAATGCGGAAGGGAGTAAAGGATCTCCGAAGGAAATAGAACCTAAAGACCCTGAAAAAAAATATAAAGGCAAAAGAAAGTTGTTTGTATATGCAGCGATCGGGCTATGTTTTCTGGCCGGAGCGGTATATTATTACCGGAACAATAAAAAAGATGAACCGTCCCGAATCGATAGATTATCGGCGCAGCCGGGCAGTTTACTTATATTTGATTCGTTTGTGATTCCTTTTAATGGTCATAGTGAATTTACCTATATATCTTTAAGTGTTTCCTTTAAGGTGCCAAACAATGAAGTAGAGAAGGAAATGAAGGGAAAGAGGGATCGGCTTAGAGGGGTCTTATACGAAATGTTGAAAGAGGAGATAAACAGGACAGCCGAAGTTCCCGCGCTTGAAAAACTAAAGGAATACATTATTAAGAGAGTCAATCAGCTCTTGTCAACCGGCAAGGTTACCGAGGCGTATATAATGGATTTTCTGGCTGTATAA
- a CDS encoding flagellar hook-length control protein FliK produces the protein MIEINQLSSPASKIALQSEDSVSSLPKFIKNEVVNGKVLKTTSPSDALLLIKGIRVTAKTHLPLREGAGLLLKVEEIFPLPILKVIGPQFGCHAAVNVSAILCAMKENLWKSTLEYFKQSELSKEDAFLFRKLMQDVSMRLFKKPTPELLKAFIDKSGLSWEKKLKEICLQKQIGADGINRLIAEDLKGLGSKLISLSAEKEVLLNRFVSAITNIQVLNHFGLEQDGKIFLPIPIQFPNGLFTIGQLLIRPYQEKEGEHGKKENDRSFYRISFLLELSNLGPLRADLTIREKEIDGRFLLSNAAGKLLVEKNLPFLIKTLTESGFSICQMECHLKKDEIVTQSLIKEIIQEEGCTVSLMA, from the coding sequence TTGATAGAAATCAACCAGTTATCATCTCCAGCCTCCAAAATCGCTTTACAGTCTGAAGACAGCGTTTCATCCCTTCCTAAATTTATCAAGAATGAGGTTGTTAATGGCAAAGTACTCAAAACAACTTCCCCAAGCGACGCCCTGCTGCTGATAAAAGGAATAAGAGTTACGGCTAAAACCCATCTGCCGTTAAGAGAAGGGGCTGGTCTGCTTCTGAAAGTTGAAGAAATATTCCCCCTTCCGATTCTTAAAGTGATAGGACCTCAATTTGGTTGTCATGCTGCTGTAAATGTATCGGCGATACTATGTGCGATGAAGGAAAATTTGTGGAAATCAACGCTAGAATATTTTAAACAAAGTGAATTGTCCAAAGAAGATGCATTCTTGTTTCGGAAATTGATGCAAGATGTATCGATGAGACTTTTTAAGAAACCCACCCCGGAACTCCTAAAGGCCTTTATTGATAAATCAGGGCTTAGCTGGGAGAAGAAGCTTAAAGAAATATGCCTTCAAAAACAAATTGGAGCAGATGGCATCAATAGACTGATCGCCGAGGATCTAAAGGGCTTGGGTTCCAAATTAATTTCTTTGAGTGCAGAAAAGGAAGTTCTTTTAAACAGGTTCGTATCCGCCATAACAAATATCCAGGTACTTAACCATTTCGGGCTCGAGCAGGACGGAAAAATATTTTTGCCTATCCCGATTCAATTCCCTAACGGTCTTTTTACAATCGGCCAACTGTTAATCCGTCCATATCAGGAGAAGGAGGGTGAACATGGGAAAAAAGAAAATGATCGGTCTTTTTATCGGATAAGCTTTTTGCTGGAATTGTCAAACCTCGGGCCACTCAGGGCCGATCTTACTATCAGGGAAAAAGAGATTGATGGCAGGTTTTTGCTGTCTAATGCAGCAGGGAAACTGCTCGTTGAAAAGAATCTGCCATTTTTGATCAAAACCCTGACAGAAAGCGGTTTTTCCATTTGCCAGATGGAGTGCCATCTGAAGAAGGATGAAATCGTAACACAGTCTCTTATAAAAGAAATTATTCAAGAGGAAGGTTGTACCGTCAGCCTGATGGCCTAG
- a CDS encoding EscU/YscU/HrcU family type III secretion system export apparatus switch protein, producing the protein MKRVKKNRAVALKYRPGTDHAPRIMAKGQGNIAERIIEIAREHNIYIHTDPDLIEILSQLDLNAAISPDLYVVVAELLAFVYSLNSGKKFP; encoded by the coding sequence ATGAAAAGAGTCAAAAAAAATAGGGCGGTGGCTTTAAAATACCGGCCCGGGACAGATCATGCCCCTAGGATCATGGCCAAGGGTCAGGGCAATATCGCTGAGAGAATCATCGAGATTGCCAGGGAGCATAATATATATATACACACCGACCCTGATCTCATCGAGATTTTATCACAGCTCGATTTGAATGCAGCGATCTCCCCGGATCTTTATGTGGTTGTCGCTGAATTGCTGGCCTTTGTATATTCTCTAAATAGCGGCAAAAAGTTCCCCTAG
- the flgF gene encoding flagellar basal-body rod protein FlgF gives MISGIYELIDGCLVQQLRFETISNNLANLNTNGFRKDAISFNQALSMNYYSETDFTPGPVRHTGNELDVALEGKGFFKIQTPKGIRYTRDGAFSINAEGVLVTHTGDAVLGQNGPITINGGKVTIQTDGQVLANGQPVDQLRIVDFEKPQLLAKEGGSYYAHQGKESEIVTAEEANIKQSYIEGSNVNPTEEMIKMLEAFRSFESAQKAIQSIDEMTSRMVNDQGLLQ, from the coding sequence ATGATATCAGGGATCTATGAATTGATTGACGGCTGTTTGGTTCAGCAGTTAAGATTTGAGACCATTTCTAATAATCTTGCCAACCTGAATACGAACGGTTTTAGGAAAGATGCCATTTCTTTTAATCAGGCACTTTCTATGAACTATTATTCTGAAACCGACTTTACCCCGGGTCCTGTCAGACATACAGGAAACGAGCTTGATGTGGCCTTGGAGGGTAAGGGCTTTTTCAAAATCCAGACTCCCAAAGGGATACGGTACACAAGGGACGGTGCATTCAGCATCAATGCGGAAGGTGTTCTAGTAACGCATACTGGTGATGCCGTACTGGGCCAAAATGGACCTATCACGATCAATGGGGGCAAGGTAACCATTCAAACTGATGGTCAGGTCTTAGCAAACGGCCAGCCTGTGGACCAGTTGAGGATCGTCGATTTTGAAAAGCCTCAGCTTCTTGCCAAAGAAGGGGGTTCCTATTACGCTCATCAAGGAAAAGAAAGTGAAATTGTCACAGCCGAGGAAGCCAATATTAAGCAGAGTTATATAGAGGGTTCCAATGTCAATCCAACCGAGGAGATGATCAAGATGCTGGAGGCCTTCAGGTCCTTTGAATCGGCCCAGAAGGCCATTCAGTCCATAGATGAAATGACCAGCAGAATGGTTAATGATCAGGGTTTACTGCAATAG
- the flgG gene encoding flagellar basal-body rod protein FlgG, protein MLRGLWSAASGMAAQKMTIDVIANNLANVNTNGFKKSRTDFQDLMYQTVSQAGSRTSSGGQVPTGIQIGMGTMPVGVQKMFMQGDFQETKEDLHLAIEGRGFFKVLSNEEEAYTRAGNFKLDADGNIVTPSGDKLQPEMSIPANTISVKIGSDGTVTTFDNTNVGTSIGTLELYSFPNPAGLKSMGHNLYKATDASGEAVSGAPGADGIGTVVQGYLEVSNVDVVEEMVAMIMAQRAYEINSKAIKTADDMMSIVNNIKR, encoded by the coding sequence ATGTTAAGAGGATTGTGGTCAGCGGCATCCGGAATGGCAGCCCAGAAAATGACCATTGATGTTATTGCGAACAACCTGGCCAATGTAAATACAAACGGTTTTAAAAAGAGCAGGACCGATTTTCAGGACTTGATGTATCAGACCGTCAGTCAGGCCGGTTCCAGAACATCGAGCGGCGGTCAGGTGCCGACGGGAATTCAAATTGGCATGGGTACCATGCCGGTCGGGGTCCAGAAAATGTTCATGCAGGGCGATTTTCAGGAGACCAAAGAGGATCTGCACCTGGCTATTGAGGGCCGGGGATTTTTTAAAGTGCTCAGCAATGAAGAGGAGGCCTATACCCGGGCGGGCAATTTTAAATTGGATGCGGACGGCAACATCGTTACGCCCAGTGGCGATAAATTGCAACCTGAGATGAGCATACCGGCAAATACGATCTCTGTTAAAATCGGTAGCGACGGGACGGTAACTACCTTTGATAACACCAATGTCGGGACCTCGATCGGAACTTTAGAATTGTATTCGTTTCCCAACCCTGCGGGCCTTAAAAGTATGGGGCACAATCTGTACAAAGCTACAGACGCTTCAGGAGAAGCCGTTTCCGGCGCACCGGGTGCTGATGGCATCGGAACTGTAGTTCAAGGGTATCTGGAAGTTTCCAATGTGGATGTCGTCGAAGAAATGGTTGCCATGATTATGGCCCAGAGGGCCTACGAGATTAACAGCAAGGCCATCAAAACAGCCGATGACATGATGTCCATCGTCAATAATATTAAGAGGTAG
- the flgA gene encoding flagellar basal body P-ring formation protein FlgA encodes MVKTARLMIVLLCFLAVCFPAKAETASGKNNQAAELQNSQSIPESEFREAFAQYLCRRLGKAKSDVVVSEFDVDGNKPVPNGTVGFQLFQKGRSRIEGYVRIVALISVNGVVRNKVNLSGRVDVFESVVCTSKNLKRGEAINAGDVYLARKNVSYKPSDYVTDISKVTGLMAKHSIKANTFTKEWMLEKFPVVAKGDLVTILAESSSLRITVPGRILMNGYSGELVKVENLMSKKEIYAKVVNTSTVTVDF; translated from the coding sequence ATGGTTAAAACTGCCCGTCTAATGATCGTGCTGCTTTGCTTTTTGGCGGTTTGCTTTCCGGCCAAGGCCGAAACTGCTTCCGGCAAGAATAATCAAGCAGCAGAGCTTCAAAATAGTCAATCCATTCCGGAGAGTGAGTTTCGAGAAGCCTTTGCGCAATATCTTTGCCGCCGTCTGGGGAAAGCAAAATCTGATGTGGTTGTATCTGAATTTGATGTTGACGGCAACAAACCGGTTCCTAACGGAACGGTTGGTTTTCAGCTCTTTCAAAAGGGTCGGAGCAGAATTGAAGGCTACGTAAGAATAGTTGCTTTGATCAGCGTGAACGGAGTCGTCAGAAATAAGGTGAACCTTTCGGGCAGGGTGGATGTATTTGAATCGGTGGTTTGTACCTCTAAAAATCTTAAGAGGGGAGAGGCCATTAACGCGGGTGACGTTTATTTAGCAAGAAAAAATGTCTCGTACAAACCTTCAGACTATGTAACCGATATTAGCAAGGTGACCGGGCTTATGGCAAAACACAGCATAAAGGCCAATACTTTTACTAAAGAATGGATGTTGGAAAAATTCCCGGTGGTCGCCAAAGGTGATCTGGTCACAATTTTAGCGGAGTCAAGCAGCCTTAGGATAACCGTGCCCGGAAGGATTTTAATGAATGGTTACTCGGGCGAGCTTGTCAAGGTCGAAAACCTGATGAGCAAGAAGGAGATCTACGCAAAGGTCGTTAACACTTCAACTGTAACGGTAGATTTTTAG
- a CDS encoding flagellar basal body L-ring protein FlgH, which yields MAARKYLLLVIAVIFLTGCAGLPKNTSGPVGVNKPPEPEFPEIVAPRTAEGSLWSDVSGVDLFQDRSARNVGDIVTVRVVEDPEAKLNANTKTSRTSSVDAGKLKFLGYMKALAEKNSRLAQDPGKDDLILASLGMKFDGQGSSDRDGHVKAYIAAVVEKVFPNGNLYINGKREIKVNNETQYLTFSGIIRPEDISSTNEISSTYVASAKITYAGQGPVADKQKPGWLGRVVDYVWPF from the coding sequence GTGGCTGCCAGGAAATATTTACTTTTAGTCATCGCAGTTATTTTCTTAACCGGCTGTGCCGGTTTGCCGAAAAACACTTCCGGTCCAGTTGGAGTCAATAAGCCTCCCGAGCCCGAATTCCCGGAGATTGTCGCTCCCCGGACAGCGGAAGGATCATTGTGGTCGGATGTTTCAGGGGTCGACCTGTTTCAGGACAGAAGCGCCAGAAACGTGGGAGATATTGTCACCGTTCGGGTTGTGGAGGATCCGGAAGCGAAACTGAATGCCAATACCAAAACGAGCCGAACATCGAGTGTCGATGCGGGCAAACTGAAGTTTCTGGGTTATATGAAGGCCCTGGCGGAAAAGAACTCGAGACTCGCCCAGGATCCGGGTAAGGATGATTTGATCCTGGCATCTTTAGGCATGAAATTTGACGGTCAAGGCAGCAGTGACCGGGACGGCCATGTCAAGGCATATATTGCGGCCGTGGTGGAAAAGGTTTTTCCCAACGGGAATCTTTATATCAACGGCAAAAGAGAGATCAAGGTCAATAATGAAACGCAGTACCTAACGTTTTCGGGCATCATAAGGCCGGAGGATATCAGCTCAACGAATGAAATATCTTCCACGTATGTGGCTTCCGCCAAGATAACGTACGCAGGTCAAGGCCCCGTAGCAGACAAACAAAAACCGGGCTGGTTAGGGAGGGTAGTTGATTATGTCTGGCCGTTTTAG
- a CDS encoding flagellar basal body P-ring protein FlgI, with the protein MSGRFRFYLLTMLLLSFVLPARGIPARIKDIASIKGIRSNQLFGYGLVMGLNGSGDKGGTSFTIQGLVNMLEHMGVHVGADDVKVSNVAAVMVSATLPPFARVGKKIDITLSSIGDAKSLQGGTLLLTPLKGVDGKVYALAQGAISIGGFSAGGGAGGGVTKNHPTVGRISGGATIERELSLSIMDKKELTIILDNADFNTASRIADAINTQLAENVAEPIDSGTLNLKIPETFQGKVVNLIAQIGDLEVTPDSIAKVIVNEKTGTVVIGENVRIQKVAVAHGNLSIQIKETQEVSQPLPFSPSGDGTAPTQTEGGTIVAPGGSTIVTPQSDVSVEEEKNQLLLIPEGRTIGDLVNALNAIGVGPRDLITILQALKAAGALQGELEIL; encoded by the coding sequence ATGTCTGGCCGTTTTAGATTTTATTTACTGACGATGTTGCTGTTAAGTTTTGTTTTGCCCGCCAGAGGGATCCCGGCGAGGATAAAGGATATCGCTTCGATCAAAGGTATCCGGTCCAATCAGTTGTTCGGCTATGGTCTGGTCATGGGCTTAAATGGCAGTGGTGACAAGGGAGGGACAAGTTTTACTATCCAGGGCCTGGTCAACATGCTGGAACACATGGGAGTCCATGTCGGTGCCGATGATGTTAAAGTTAGCAATGTGGCGGCCGTGATGGTGAGCGCAACGCTGCCGCCGTTTGCGCGAGTAGGCAAAAAAATCGACATAACGTTATCCTCTATCGGCGATGCCAAAAGCCTGCAGGGGGGTACTTTACTGCTGACGCCTCTGAAAGGGGTTGACGGTAAGGTCTACGCTCTAGCCCAAGGGGCGATATCCATTGGCGGTTTTTCGGCGGGTGGGGGCGCCGGAGGCGGTGTCACCAAAAATCATCCCACGGTGGGAAGGATCAGTGGCGGGGCGACCATTGAAAGAGAGCTCTCTTTGTCGATAATGGATAAAAAAGAACTGACAATTATCCTGGATAATGCGGATTTTAATACGGCCAGCCGCATTGCCGATGCCATTAACACGCAATTGGCAGAGAATGTTGCCGAGCCGATAGATTCAGGCACTTTAAACTTGAAGATTCCTGAAACGTTTCAAGGCAAGGTGGTTAATCTGATTGCTCAAATCGGCGATCTCGAGGTCACACCGGATTCCATCGCCAAAGTGATCGTTAACGAAAAGACGGGTACCGTTGTGATTGGAGAAAATGTCAGGATCCAAAAAGTTGCTGTTGCCCATGGTAATTTGAGCATTCAGATAAAAGAGACCCAAGAGGTATCACAACCGCTGCCCTTTTCACCTTCAGGTGATGGAACTGCTCCCACCCAAACAGAGGGAGGTACTATCGTCGCGCCGGGCGGGAGTACAATTGTTACTCCGCAGAGTGATGTAAGCGTCGAGGAGGAAAAAAATCAGCTTCTGCTGATACCGGAGGGAAGAACCATCGGTGATTTGGTCAATGCCTTAAATGCAATTGGTGTTGGTCCCAGAGATCTTATCACGATTTTGCAGGCTCTGAAGGCGGCCGGTGCCCTTCAGGGAGAATTGGAAATTTTATAA
- a CDS encoding rod-binding protein codes for MLKPTAADPATAALQKNVSEARLRKACTEFESIFITYMLKTMRAAVAEDGALENSNERQIIQSMFDENLALGIAKGGGIGLAEILAQHLKAQ; via the coding sequence ATGTTAAAACCGACGGCAGCAGATCCAGCAACAGCAGCATTGCAAAAAAATGTCTCCGAGGCCAGACTCAGAAAAGCCTGCACCGAGTTTGAATCTATTTTCATTACCTATATGTTGAAAACGATGAGGGCTGCCGTTGCCGAGGACGGAGCCCTTGAAAATAGCAATGAACGTCAGATTATTCAATCAATGTTTGACGAAAATCTCGCCCTGGGAATTGCTAAAGGCGGCGGTATTGGGCTTGCAGAGATACTTGCTCAGCATCTCAAAGCGCAATAA
- the flgN gene encoding flagellar export chaperone FlgN: protein MEATEVGLIENLFYKKIMLYNDLLYYFKQERESLINIDLDKLWSISKEKEKICTQISATRHKILAAVDLQEDEKSFNLSRIMNLIPRELRADFQKLYLRLIKLKSEIEFLRKENTAFIDDSLQFLDEMISIITGGDKSEIAYNHKCHFRKSSPYFLLSREV from the coding sequence ATGGAAGCGACTGAAGTTGGTTTGATTGAAAATCTTTTTTACAAAAAGATCATGCTCTACAATGATCTGCTTTATTATTTTAAGCAGGAAAGAGAGTCTCTGATCAATATCGACTTGGACAAACTTTGGAGTATATCTAAAGAAAAGGAAAAGATATGCACCCAAATAAGTGCCACCAGGCACAAGATCCTTGCGGCCGTTGACTTGCAGGAAGATGAAAAATCTTTTAATCTTAGCCGGATAATGAATTTGATTCCCAGAGAATTACGGGCCGATTTTCAAAAGCTATACCTGAGGCTTATCAAATTAAAAAGCGAGATTGAGTTTTTGAGAAAAGAAAACACGGCCTTTATCGACGATTCTTTGCAGTTTCTGGATGAAATGATATCGATTATAACCGGCGGTGACAAATCCGAGATCGCATACAATCACAAATGTCATTTTAGAAAATCGAGCCCCTATTTTCTTTTGAGCCGAGAGGTATAA
- the flgK gene encoding flagellar hook-associated protein FlgK, protein MSLGLVLDIAKTALAAQKYALNVTGHNIANVNTPGYSRQSPIMEAQEPSTYAGKVMGRGVLMNQIVRVCDQFIEDRLMQEKSSMFSSKEMENYMQILESSFSENSTASISSILSDFWNMWHDVSNNPSGVPERIALYEHSMLLAEQFNKLDADLGQMTTDLTAAVSVGIEKANEITAKIAQLNDKIVRMGANSSANDLWDMRNTLISELSEYLDVKTFAQDNGSLTVVTAMGYILVHANTSFDLQMGGAGGDQVQWLGSNGETVDITDYITSGKMGGWLDMRDEIVAKYNLDLDAVVKEFTWTVNQQHSQGIGQAGFTSVTGTYSATAPAAAITASGLSYQDKVDDSNKTFKIWLYDTNGDPYDSDLVTAGLQGNPITITVTSGMTINELVTAIDNGTGVQASLDSQNRVTISINTGEIATLGSLAFSEDNSNVLAALGINTFFQGAGAGSISINSVISNKDYIATAQIDANGNYTAGDNSNALAMIDLQYASTAIAQWTCDRINGNTQGSITTTIEGYYHAMAGSIGITSASITSSRAFNEAMVNKLSGIRDSISAVSLDEEMTNLIKFQHAYTAAAKLVSVADEMMATLLQIK, encoded by the coding sequence ATGAGTTTGGGATTAGTATTAGACATTGCCAAAACCGCCCTTGCCGCCCAAAAGTACGCCCTGAATGTAACGGGTCACAACATTGCCAACGTCAATACACCCGGTTATTCTCGTCAAAGCCCTATCATGGAAGCCCAGGAACCTTCAACATATGCCGGCAAGGTCATGGGCCGTGGTGTATTGATGAATCAAATCGTCAGGGTCTGCGACCAGTTTATCGAAGACCGGCTCATGCAGGAGAAATCGAGCATGTTTTCCTCCAAGGAGATGGAAAATTACATGCAGATTCTGGAGAGTTCCTTTAGCGAAAATTCTACAGCCAGTATCAGTTCCATCCTGTCCGATTTTTGGAACATGTGGCACGATGTTTCGAACAACCCTTCAGGCGTACCGGAACGGATTGCCCTTTATGAGCACAGCATGCTGCTGGCAGAGCAGTTTAACAAACTGGATGCCGATTTGGGGCAAATGACAACGGATTTAACCGCTGCCGTCAGCGTCGGCATCGAGAAGGCCAATGAGATCACCGCTAAAATCGCACAGCTCAATGATAAAATCGTCCGGATGGGAGCCAACAGTTCTGCAAACGACCTTTGGGATATGCGCAACACATTGATTTCGGAGCTTTCCGAATACCTGGATGTCAAAACTTTTGCCCAAGACAACGGTTCCCTAACGGTGGTGACGGCCATGGGCTACATTCTGGTTCATGCCAACACCAGCTTTGACCTGCAAATGGGCGGTGCCGGCGGCGATCAGGTGCAGTGGCTGGGTTCTAATGGTGAAACCGTTGACATAACAGACTATATTACCAGCGGTAAAATGGGCGGATGGCTCGATATGCGCGATGAGATCGTTGCCAAATATAACCTTGACCTTGATGCCGTGGTAAAAGAATTCACCTGGACCGTAAATCAACAGCACAGCCAGGGGATTGGACAGGCCGGCTTCACTTCCGTTACGGGAACATATTCTGCAACAGCTCCTGCGGCTGCGATCACTGCAAGCGGCTTGTCCTATCAGGATAAAGTTGACGACAGTAACAAGACCTTCAAAATATGGCTGTATGATACCAATGGTGATCCGTATGATTCTGATCTTGTTACCGCCGGTCTTCAGGGCAATCCAATCACTATCACGGTGACATCGGGCATGACGATAAATGAGCTGGTGACCGCGATTGATAATGGCACAGGTGTACAAGCTTCCCTTGACAGTCAAAATCGAGTGACCATCAGCATAAATACGGGGGAAATAGCAACGCTGGGCTCGCTGGCGTTTTCCGAAGACAACTCGAATGTCCTTGCGGCGCTCGGCATCAATACGTTTTTTCAAGGAGCCGGGGCGGGATCCATCAGCATAAATTCGGTAATAAGCAATAAGGATTATATCGCGACCGCCCAAATAGACGCAAACGGCAACTATACTGCCGGAGATAACTCCAATGCTCTGGCCATGATCGACCTGCAGTACGCATCTACTGCGATTGCACAGTGGACGTGCGACCGAATCAATGGAAACACTCAGGGCAGCATCACGACGACCATCGAAGGCTACTATCATGCCATGGCGGGTTCGATCGGGATCACTTCAGCGAGCATCACAAGCTCAAGGGCCTTTAATGAAGCGATGGTAAACAAATTAAGTGGGATACGGGACAGTATTTCGGCCGTGTCTCTTGATGAAGAGATGACCAATCTTATAAAGTTTCAACATGCCTATACAGCGGCCGCCAAACTTGTTAGCGTAGCCGATGAAATGATGGCAACGTTGCTTCAGATAAAATAA
- the flgL gene encoding flagellar hook-associated protein FlgL, with translation MRVANKSVFDVATYHLGNIIEELNKASNIVSTGKRINELSDDPVGIIQALGIRTTLANIEQVRRNISLGNSWLAASESALSQTQDIVSYIKSLAVQMANASIDSAQRVAAAQTVQNMLEEIVSLANTDVSGRYIFAGTKTDTVAFSQNGTYNGDNNAFTIKIGKDATMAVGSDGQAVFESIFTTLSTFKTALEANNISGIGEAMTNLDADFNSITVKISDVGSKMLRMEVKEKILEDSNVSNTERLSKIEDADIVEAIMNLKAIEFAYQATLASSAKVMTLSLADYLK, from the coding sequence ATGCGGGTAGCAAACAAAAGTGTTTTCGATGTGGCCACATATCACCTTGGCAATATTATCGAGGAACTGAATAAAGCCAGTAATATTGTTTCAACCGGCAAGCGGATTAACGAACTTTCCGACGATCCGGTCGGGATTATCCAGGCACTCGGCATTAGAACCACTCTGGCCAATATTGAACAGGTCAGACGCAATATTTCCCTTGGCAATTCCTGGCTGGCCGCATCCGAAAGCGCCTTGAGCCAAACGCAAGATATTGTTTCCTACATAAAATCTTTGGCCGTTCAGATGGCCAACGCCTCTATAGATTCGGCCCAGAGGGTTGCGGCAGCGCAAACCGTTCAAAACATGCTGGAAGAAATCGTGTCTTTGGCCAATACAGACGTGAGCGGCCGTTACATTTTCGCCGGTACAAAAACGGACACGGTTGCATTCAGCCAGAACGGCACTTATAATGGGGATAACAACGCCTTTACCATCAAGATCGGGAAAGATGCCACCATGGCAGTCGGCAGCGACGGCCAGGCTGTGTTTGAATCCATCTTTACGACCCTGAGCACATTTAAGACCGCACTTGAAGCGAATAATATCAGCGGCATCGGGGAAGCCATGACCAACCTGGATGCCGACTTTAATTCCATTACCGTGAAAATTTCAGATGTGGGTTCCAAAATGCTTCGCATGGAAGTCAAGGAAAAAATATTAGAGGATTCCAATGTCAGTAATACGGAAAGACTCTCAAAAATTGAAGATGCCGATATTGTCGAAGCGATCATGAACCTGAAGGCCATAGAGTTTGCCTATCAGGCGACGCTGGCCTCATCAGCCAAGGTGATGACATTGAGCCTTGCAGATTATTTGAAGTAA
- the csrA gene encoding carbon storage regulator CsrA, protein MLILTRKLGERINIGDDIIITLLEIKGAQVKLGIEAPKNIGIHRHEIYERIKKENLESSDVRDSDLSEAVSLLQNISSEKEGNIED, encoded by the coding sequence ATGCTGATACTAACACGGAAGTTGGGTGAACGGATTAATATTGGCGATGATATTATCATTACGCTGCTCGAGATCAAAGGAGCCCAAGTCAAGCTGGGAATCGAGGCACCCAAAAATATCGGTATTCATCGCCATGAGATCTATGAAAGAATCAAGAAAGAAAATCTGGAATCATCTGATGTTAGGGACTCTGACCTCTCCGAGGCGGTCTCCCTTTTGCAAAACATCAGCTCGGAGAAAGAGGGCAACATTGAAGATTAA
- a CDS encoding flagellar assembly protein FliW, which translates to MKIKTTRFGTITITEDKIITMPLGMLGFPDQKRFVIIRHKENSPFFWYQCVDDPSLAFVITNPFHFKPDYKIDLEHILKEMSWNGDGNNGHLELYVVVNIPKGAPQNMTGNLIGPVLINNKVRQAVQIVIADSTYTHKFPLCGQQATT; encoded by the coding sequence TTGAAGATTAAAACCACAAGATTCGGAACGATCACGATAACGGAAGACAAAATTATTACCATGCCTTTGGGTATGCTGGGATTTCCAGATCAAAAGCGGTTTGTAATAATTCGACATAAGGAAAACTCGCCTTTCTTTTGGTACCAGTGTGTTGATGATCCGTCTTTGGCGTTTGTTATCACAAATCCATTTCATTTTAAGCCGGACTATAAAATCGATCTGGAGCATATCTTAAAGGAGATGTCCTGGAATGGGGACGGGAATAACGGCCATCTGGAATTATATGTGGTTGTTAATATTCCCAAAGGAGCGCCTCAAAATATGACTGGCAACTTAATTGGTCCTGTCCTGATAAATAATAAAGTCCGCCAGGCAGTCCAGATTGTCATTGCAGACAGCACCTATACTCATAAATTTCCTCTTTGCGGCCAACAGGCCACTACATAA